GCGCCAGTTATATACATGGGTTGTTGGGATAGAAGAAACGCGTATTTTAATTCACCCCGACGTTGCTATGCTCGTCGACCCTCTCTACCGCAAGCGGTAAAGAGGGTTTTTTTATAAATTTTGTTTAATTTTATAAAAAAGTAAGTCATGGAAGGTGTAAGTTATATGACAGATCATCATAACCGCAAAAAGGCAGTAGTGATCGATTTGAAAACTATTGAGCAGCACGAAGAGGATGTTCATGATCTTATTGATACCTTAATTGCCGAAAGCCGCAAGAACGATGAATTAATTGATTGGGAAAAGGCTAAAGAGGATTTGACGTTATATTGAGTGATTTGCGAACTATAGACTCCGGTCAAAAGACCCTTTTTATCAAATGAAGGATACCGGATAAAGTTTGAGAATTAACCTCGCTGATCTTACCTATAATTTGCTTCTCCCAAACCCGGATCGTCATAATTTTGTTGCACCGCACTTCACTACCGTAGGGCAATGACTGCGACAGATCGTCATTGTTTAAAGCATACGAGAACTCAGAATCGCGGGTTTTTGTGGTTATCGGGCAAACCAGGACATCATTATCCAATTGGTTGCTTATCTCATTAGAAACAACAATTGCAGGCCGGAGTTTGGTTTTGGCAGGTTTGTCGGTTAACGGATAATGTACCGCAATTACATCCCCTTGTTTGTACATTGAAGGCGGTCCTTTATAAAATCATCCCAATGTTCATTTTCGGTGCCTTCCCATACTTCCTGAAAAGATTCCAGAGATATGGCAGTCATCATGTCGGTGGTTACTTCGTTACCATTATCCAAAGAAGTTTCATACAGCATCATATCCCGCACCTCCTTTTTAATTTCCGGTTTCATCGCTTTAAAAAGTGTCCAGAATGCCAGCGCTTCTTTTGAATGTTTAATTGTTAGCATACCAATATTAAACGTAATACAAACTTATAAAAAATTAGGATTATATACAATATGTTATATTAAGGCAGCATGTTAGGCAGTATGATTAAAAACTCACCCCCACCCTCAACCCATTCTTAATATTGCTGCCGCTGTTGAACGACGTACCGTACATTACCCTGAAACCAAAATACTGCAGGCCCACACCCAGCTCCATATAGTTTTTCAACTGCGGCGTTGACAGGTAATTGAAGTCGACGATCTCCTGTAATTTCAGCTTGCGTATCAGTGGTATCTTGTTGGTAATAAAGCCCGAGAAGTTGTGCTCTGCATGGGCCTCGATATATTGATCAGGTGTGCTGAACTGGTAATAATCCAGCAGTAAAAAGCTGTTGATGCCGCTTTTGTAGAAGGTTACCTGGTTGCCGCTGAATTGTTTAAAGTCGGGATAATACAGGCTGTTCGCATTCAGGAATTTACCCGCGCCGACGAAGAATGATGTACGCCCGTACATACCCAGGCTGATGTCCTGCTTACTGATATCAGCCGCAAGCAGGTCGTAATCCACCGCGGAGCCAAAGATGTTTTTGATGCCTTTGGTAAAGGTCAACCCGATGGTTGGGTACTCCGATGGCAAATATCTGCGGCCGAAAGGATAAGTTTCGTACTTATTGCTGAAATCGTAGGTGGTTCTCAGGGTTACCTTGAACGACTGGTTTTGCGGAAATAATGGATGATCAACAGCCTGTGTCAAAGGGTTGTTCGACGTAAATGCATGATCGCCGGGGTGAAAGAAGCTGTAGCCACTTGTATTGGGCAGCCATTTCCTGTCGGCCCATTCAACGGATGCGCTTGCCTGCCATCCGCCGGTTATCCTGCCGGAAAGCGATGCGGCCAGGAATTTCTTTTGGTATAATTTCTCGTAGTTTTCGCGCTCGAACAGTGTATAAACTGAATTAACAAACGGGGATATCGGCTCGTGGTTATTCAGGTCGACCACATCGGTTCCTCCGCCAAGATTAAGGTAAAAATTGCCCACGGGCAGTGTAGTATTGGCGCTGGCGTTGAATAAATGATTTGAAAAACCATACCGTACCTTCGCCCCAAACGAAACAAACTTCCTGCTATTGCTGTCTGCCTGTTTCCGGTAGCTGAAACCATAATTCAAAACCGGACCCTCTACCGTATTGTATTGTATCGACGTCACCAGCGGGTCAAGGTGATAAAACGCATGCTTATACCGGTCGATGATGTTGATGCCGGTTAATACCAGGCCCGTTGGTGTTACTTTGTTAGTGGCTTTGTCCAATGAATCCAGGTAGGCTTTTGTTTCCCTTTTCGCCGCCAGCTTTTCCTTTTTCCTGTAATCGGTGCGTTCCTCTTCGGTAAGGGGTATCGGCCTTTCCCTGTTCCAGAAGGCAGTGTCATTTTTGTTGACTTTTTGGGGGATGTTCAGCAATTCGTTAAACTCGTGCTTTTTAAAGGTTGGGTTCAGGTCGTAATCCTTATAAACCGATATGAAGTAGCCCTTTAGCCTGAAACCAAACAGGCCACCGCTAAATTCGAACTTGTTCGACGACTGAAGCCACCTGTTGGAGTCGACTGGCATAAACTGCTGGTTGATGCGCAGCGTATCAGCAAAGTTGATATTGGCGCGACTCGTAATATACAGGTCGAGTGCATAGATGCGCCAGCTGCCGTCGATGATATAAATAAAGCCGTCGAAACAGGGATCATGGCCGCGCTTGGGCGTAACACGTATCTTGTTAATGAGCACTCCGTTTTCGGTAGAGGTGCCCATCAGTTTATATTTATAGTAGAACAGGGCATTGTCCGACACCGGCGAAACGAGCGGCCTGTTGCTCAACCCCTGCCAATCCTGGAAATTTTCGTAAAAGTTTACCTTGGCATCAGTTGCCCGGTTAAAGCTGAACATGCGGTTGCTGCCCGAGAATTTGGAGGATACCATCTCCTCGTGTAATTGGCCAGGATATTTATAACTCAGTTTTGACTGGGATTCGGACAGGTAAACAATACCCCTGCGGTTGGAGTCCAGCCCAATTTCCCGGCCTATTTGATTGATGTCTGCACCCATAAATTTCTTTGGTGCGGCAACAAGTTTTTGTAAACCTTTGATATACACATCGCAGGTATAAGCTTTTATCTCGTTTAAGTGGGCCTTCCGCCGCCGTACTGCTTTGCGGATAATAGCGTAGGCAGGGTCCTCGCCTTTAGCGCTGATGGTGACGTCGCTTAGTTGGTATACCTCGGCATTAAGCGTAATATTGAGTACTGTATTGGTTTTAAGATCGACGGCGCGGCTTTCCTGCTTATAGCCCACGGCGCGGTATAAAATTTCGTACCTGCCCGGCTGCAGCTTTAGTGTATACTCACCCTCGCTGTTTGCCGAAGTGCCTTTGGTAGTGGTTTTAACGTAGATACTTGCAAAGGGAACCGAATTGCCACTTTGATCGGTGATCTTCCCGCTCAGCGTTACCTGGGCCGATGCAGCTGTGCAGATAAATAGAAAAATGAAAGCAGGTAAGGTAAATCTCATATACAGCAGACTTTATGCTAAGATGAGTTTAATTGGGAATAGTTACGAGAGGCGAGGTGTTAATTAGTGTTAAAACACGATTTCATGATTTTTGAGATTAGCAGGATTTTGAGATTAAGCAAATGGATATAATCTTTAAAATCCATCAAATCTCTTAATCGTGTCCCAGCATCCCCATCAACTCCTCATCACTAATTATAGGGATGTTCAATTTCGTCGCCTTCTCCAGCTTAGCCGGACCCATATTATCCCCCGCCACCAGGTAATCCAATTTGGCCGATATACTGCTCAGTATCTTGCCACCGTTTTGCTCGATGATGTCCTTCAATTCATCGCGCGATTTGGCAAATGTCCCGGATATAATAAATGTCTTGCCCGAAAGCTTATCGCTGGCCAGTACCACTTCTTTTTCTTCGGCAGTAAACTGCAGGCCCTGGGCCTGCAGCTTTTCTATT
Above is a window of Mucilaginibacter ginsenosidivorans DNA encoding:
- a CDS encoding type II toxin-antitoxin system PemK/MazF family toxin, which encodes MYKQGDVIAVHYPLTDKPAKTKLRPAIVVSNEISNQLDNDVLVCPITTKTRDSEFSYALNNDDLSQSLPYGSEVRCNKIMTIRVWEKQIIGKISEVNSQTLSGILHLIKRVF
- a CDS encoding DUF5686 and carboxypeptidase regulatory-like domain-containing protein; protein product: MRFTLPAFIFLFICTAASAQVTLSGKITDQSGNSVPFASIYVKTTTKGTSANSEGEYTLKLQPGRYEILYRAVGYKQESRAVDLKTNTVLNITLNAEVYQLSDVTISAKGEDPAYAIIRKAVRRRKAHLNEIKAYTCDVYIKGLQKLVAAPKKFMGADINQIGREIGLDSNRRGIVYLSESQSKLSYKYPGQLHEEMVSSKFSGSNRMFSFNRATDAKVNFYENFQDWQGLSNRPLVSPVSDNALFYYKYKLMGTSTENGVLINKIRVTPKRGHDPCFDGFIYIIDGSWRIYALDLYITSRANINFADTLRINQQFMPVDSNRWLQSSNKFEFSGGLFGFRLKGYFISVYKDYDLNPTFKKHEFNELLNIPQKVNKNDTAFWNRERPIPLTEEERTDYRKKEKLAAKRETKAYLDSLDKATNKVTPTGLVLTGINIIDRYKHAFYHLDPLVTSIQYNTVEGPVLNYGFSYRKQADSNSRKFVSFGAKVRYGFSNHLFNASANTTLPVGNFYLNLGGGTDVVDLNNHEPISPFVNSVYTLFERENYEKLYQKKFLAASLSGRITGGWQASASVEWADRKWLPNTSGYSFFHPGDHAFTSNNPLTQAVDHPLFPQNQSFKVTLRTTYDFSNKYETYPFGRRYLPSEYPTIGLTFTKGIKNIFGSAVDYDLLAADISKQDISLGMYGRTSFFVGAGKFLNANSLYYPDFKQFSGNQVTFYKSGINSFLLLDYYQFSTPDQYIEAHAEHNFSGFITNKIPLIRKLKLQEIVDFNYLSTPQLKNYMELGVGLQYFGFRVMYGTSFNSGSNIKNGLRVGVSF